A window of Juglans regia cultivar Chandler chromosome 7, Walnut 2.0, whole genome shotgun sequence contains these coding sequences:
- the LOC108999136 gene encoding LOW QUALITY PROTEIN: serine carboxypeptidase-like 33 (The sequence of the model RefSeq protein was modified relative to this genomic sequence to represent the inferred CDS: deleted 1 base in 1 codon): MANPLVLNKCLFLVSLFSMSLFLHHSIITCVKASEDQYPQSQESDRVIKLPGQPPSPPISQFSGHINIDPGTGRALFYWFFEAQSQSSKMPLLLWLNGGPGCSSVGYGAAVELHGPLRVDKNGVGLHFNKYAWNIEANLLLFVESPVGVGFSYTNTSSDLTKVLDDGFVAEDTYNFLVNWLQRFPQFQTHDFFIAGESYAGHYVPQLAELVHDRNRDRTKYPMINLKGFIIGEGRRTRVGNDSHGLHLPRLSPEDLVELPTSPTSWICLVASWTLRSTEDSTWSFWPHWLRARRGNINWLGLSGGNSGDTDGRVPVIGSPYWIEALSLPLKSPWHSWYHNHQVGGRIVEYEGITFVIVRGAGHLVPLNKPSEALSLLHSFLTAQLLPIHT; encoded by the exons ATGGCCAATCCACTGGTTTTAAATAAATGTCTCTTTCTggtctctctcttctccatgTCCCTCTTTCTTCATCATTCCATAATAACTTGCGTTAAAGCATCAGAAGATCAGTATCCACAATCCCAGGAATCTGACAGAGTAATAAAACTACCAGGCCAGCCTCCTAGCCCACCAATCTCCCAGTTCTCAGGTCACATCAATATCGATCCAGGAACTGGGAGGGCCCTCTTCTACTGGTTCTTTGAAGCTCAATCTCAGTCGTCCAAGATGCCTCTACTTCTCTGGCTTAATGGAG GACCTGGATGTTCCTCAGTTGGGTATGGTGCAGCTGTGGAGTTGCATGGACCTCTTAGAGTTGACAAAAATGGAGTTGGCCTTCACTTCAATAAATATGCTTGGAATATAG AAGCCAACCTATTATTA TTTGTGGAGTCGCCGGTTGGAGTAGGGTTCTCTTACACCAACACATCTTCTGATCTCACCAAAGTACTGGATGATGGCTTTGTGG CTGAGGATACCTACAACTTCTTGGTGAATTGGCTGCAAAGATTTCCACAGTTCCAAACCCATGACTTCTTCATCGCAGGAGAGAGTTATGCAG GCCATTACGTTCCGCAACTCGCGGAGCTTGTGCATGACCGGAACAGGGATAGAACTAAATACCCAATGATAAATCTTAAAGGTTTTATA ATAGGAGAGGGTCGGCGTACACGAGTTGGTAACGACTCCCACGGCTTGCATCTACCACGTTTATCCCCAGAGGACTTGGTGGAGCTTCCAACATCGCCGACCTCATGGATTTGTCTGGTGGCTAGTTGGACCCTGCGCTCCACCGAAGACAGCACATGGAGTTTTTGGCCTCATTGGCTGAGAGCACGTCGTGG aaATATTAATTGGCTGGGTTTGAGTGGTGGTAACAGTGGGGACACAGATGGCAGAGTGCCAGTCATTGGGTCACCATACTGGATTGAGGCTCTTTCACTTCCCCTCAAATCTCCTTGGCATTCTTGGTATCACAACCAT CAGGTTGGAGGGAGGATAGTGGAGTATGAAGGCATAACATTTGTGATAGTGAGAG GGGCAGGTCATTTGGTACCTCTCAACAAGCCTAGTGAAGCTCTTTCCCTCCTTCACTCTTTCTTGACTGCACAACTTCTCCCTATCCATACATGa